The following proteins are co-located in the Shouchella hunanensis genome:
- a CDS encoding ABC transporter ATP-binding protein — MNSILELQSVSKTIRGKQIVQDVSFTVNAGEVFGFLGPNGAGKTTTIRMMVGLSALTSGDLFISGYSIQSSYSEAIKHVGVIIENPEMYNHLTARKNMIHFARMNGAIDYDRINELIELVGLTNVIDKKVKTFSLGMKQRLGIAQALIHRPKLLILDEPTNGLDPEGIRLIRTYLRKLAKEEGLAVLVSSHLMSEMELMCDRFAIIQEGKMVHEEILVGNEEKKQSSFEVRVQEDQLDSALAIAKNFDHQAVIQESKLSLLLDDNEVSQFIRQLSGEVNVKEVIQSKESLEDRFLHLTNKEGVNI; from the coding sequence GTGAATTCAATACTTGAACTTCAAAGTGTAAGCAAAACAATTCGGGGTAAACAAATTGTTCAAGATGTTAGCTTTACCGTTAATGCTGGAGAAGTCTTTGGTTTTTTAGGACCCAATGGTGCTGGTAAAACAACAACTATTCGAATGATGGTAGGTCTCTCCGCTTTAACTAGTGGTGATCTATTTATATCTGGTTACAGTATACAATCTTCTTATAGTGAAGCAATTAAACATGTAGGTGTGATTATTGAAAATCCAGAGATGTATAATCATTTAACTGCTCGAAAGAATATGATCCATTTTGCCAGAATGAATGGAGCCATTGACTATGATCGCATCAATGAATTAATTGAACTTGTCGGGCTAACAAACGTTATTGATAAAAAAGTGAAAACATTCTCTTTAGGAATGAAACAACGCTTAGGTATTGCGCAAGCACTCATACATCGCCCTAAGTTACTCATTCTAGATGAACCGACAAATGGCCTTGATCCAGAAGGCATTCGCTTAATACGTACATACTTACGAAAATTAGCGAAGGAAGAAGGTTTAGCTGTTCTCGTTTCCAGCCATCTAATGAGTGAGATGGAGTTGATGTGTGATCGATTTGCGATCATTCAAGAAGGTAAAATGGTTCATGAAGAGATTCTTGTTGGCAATGAAGAGAAAAAACAGTCTAGTTTCGAAGTACGCGTTCAAGAGGATCAACTCGATTCTGCGTTAGCTATCGCCAAAAACTTCGATCATCAAGCAGTGATTCAAGAAAGCAAGCTCTCTCTCTTACTCGACGATAATGAGGTTTCACAATTTATTCGTCAATTAAGCGGCGAAGTCAATGTGAAAGAAGTGATCCAGTCGAAAGAAAGTCTAGAAGATCGCTTTCTTCATTTAACAAATAAAGAAGGTGTCAACATATGA
- a CDS encoding CdaR family transcriptional regulator translates to MTMLTKEIANAIVQETSIRLDRNINIMDKDGYIIASRDAARLHTVHGGAVEVLNTGNSLTIYPTQANRWEGAIPGINLPILFNKDMIGVIGITGNPDELKAVGELVKMTTELMIQQAFITSQLEWKQRTKEMVIDQLLNHSPSYKTIQQGLEMLDVQLLPPFIAVAIQLHQLTIQKQELIDKIEQLFGHHHAIAGFISLNQLVIVVSNMDEDHAVKQMTSLQSLLQNRQTTFTISYSLSFEELNQFHQAYSDCELALTMTDKANAIISFSQFEVKALLHQINHALRERFSSRVLNDLNDTQTLTLKTFFENDLNIQKTADALFLHRNTLLYRLNTIVNRTGYNPKTFNESLILQVALWMKELEQTT, encoded by the coding sequence ATGACTATGTTGACGAAAGAAATAGCAAATGCCATCGTTCAAGAAACATCTATACGTTTAGATCGAAACATCAACATTATGGATAAAGATGGCTATATTATCGCTTCACGGGACGCTGCTCGATTACATACTGTTCATGGCGGCGCTGTTGAAGTACTAAATACTGGTAACAGTTTGACCATTTATCCAACACAAGCGAATCGGTGGGAAGGGGCAATACCCGGTATAAACTTACCAATCTTATTTAACAAAGACATGATTGGTGTTATTGGTATAACTGGTAACCCGGATGAATTAAAAGCAGTTGGTGAACTTGTCAAAATGACGACTGAGCTTATGATTCAGCAAGCCTTTATTACTTCTCAACTTGAATGGAAACAACGCACGAAAGAGATGGTCATTGATCAATTATTAAACCATAGCCCCTCTTATAAAACCATTCAACAAGGATTAGAAATGCTCGACGTACAACTATTGCCACCTTTTATAGCCGTCGCTATACAGCTACATCAGCTGACCATTCAAAAACAAGAATTAATCGATAAAATTGAACAATTATTTGGTCACCATCATGCAATTGCTGGATTTATTAGCCTGAACCAATTAGTTATTGTAGTGTCAAATATGGATGAAGATCACGCTGTTAAACAAATGACATCACTTCAATCATTACTACAAAACCGACAAACAACGTTTACAATTTCATATAGTTTATCGTTTGAGGAATTAAATCAGTTTCATCAAGCCTATTCAGATTGTGAACTAGCCTTAACTATGACGGATAAAGCAAATGCGATTATTTCTTTTAGTCAATTCGAGGTCAAAGCTTTATTGCATCAAATTAACCATGCGTTACGGGAACGGTTTTCAAGCCGCGTTCTTAATGATTTAAACGATACCCAGACGTTAACGCTTAAGACGTTTTTTGAAAACGACTTAAACATTCAAAAAACGGCCGACGCACTTTTTTTACATCGAAATACACTTCTATATCGCTTGAATACCATTGTTAACCGAACAGGTTATAATCCGAAAACATTTAACGAATCGCTTATTTTACAAGTCGCACTTTGGATGAAAGAACTGGAGCAGACCACATAG
- a CDS encoding LysE/ArgO family amino acid transporter, whose protein sequence is MLSAFLHGFILASALIIPIGPQNLFIFNQGASQSSFTKSLPAVLTAAVADTILIIVAALGLSILVFTIPLLQPLLYLIGVLFLFFIGWSIWKHDEKLVQKKKKPLTAKKQIVVALSISVLNPHAVLDTVAVIGTNASHYSIGVEKLSFVTACILVSWMAFTLLAYLGSHLKQMDTHGKYMKWIHKASAVSIWLLALYFGIQALKNML, encoded by the coding sequence ATGCTAAGTGCATTTCTTCATGGTTTTATTCTTGCAAGTGCATTAATAATTCCTATTGGACCACAAAATTTATTTATTTTTAATCAGGGAGCGTCGCAATCATCATTTACAAAGAGTTTGCCTGCTGTGTTAACCGCAGCAGTAGCTGATACCATTCTAATCATTGTTGCAGCATTAGGATTATCCATTCTCGTTTTTACGATTCCACTTTTACAACCTTTGCTTTACCTTATTGGAGTCCTGTTCCTCTTTTTCATTGGTTGGTCCATATGGAAACACGATGAGAAGTTGGTTCAAAAAAAGAAAAAACCACTAACAGCAAAAAAACAAATTGTCGTTGCATTATCAATCTCAGTGTTAAACCCTCATGCAGTTTTAGACACCGTTGCAGTAATAGGAACAAATGCTTCCCATTATTCAATTGGGGTAGAAAAGCTAAGCTTTGTTACTGCTTGTATACTCGTTTCATGGATGGCATTTACGCTGCTAGCTTATTTAGGAAGTCATCTGAAGCAAATGGACACACACGGCAAGTATATGAAGTGGATCCATAAAGCGTCTGCTGTAAGCATTTGGCTTCTCGCTCTCTATTTTGGGATTCAAGCATTAAAAAACATGCTCTAG
- a CDS encoding PLP-dependent aminotransferase family protein has protein sequence MTWKPNRTEKRTLFDQIRAWIVEQIEDGHWSNGMRLPSQRKLAEQFGVNRSTIIQVLDELKAEDVIESRQGSGVYVKPRGWDFVLRQQTLDWHQRIKQSAYKVNAQTIQLINEYEALPTTVRLGTGELSPELIPQTALLKSFSELTLTNQELGYSEPLGSLHLRNTLTSYLERRGIVTKPNNILIVSGAVQALQLLSLGLLETGTSITTEAASYIHSIPSIPSVSFQASNKKTMYYTIPTLSNPTGKILTLEERKRLVERCSVNHMPVVEDDVYSELTFDGAPPALKSFDRAGQVLYIGSVSKCISPGIRVGWLVGPESVVRYLADLKMQLDYGTSAISQQLVAQWLNSSYFYEHIYNLRASLKKRADFTEAILQKTVGDIAEWESSKGGFYIWLRIKQPVVTKSLFLALLKQNILINPGYIYKPNDYHYVRVSYAYCTLDELKRGLIMLANEVKKRFI, from the coding sequence ATGACTTGGAAACCGAACCGGACAGAAAAACGTACGCTTTTTGACCAGATAAGAGCCTGGATCGTTGAGCAAATAGAGGATGGACACTGGTCTAATGGAATGCGTCTGCCTAGTCAGCGTAAGCTAGCTGAACAATTTGGTGTCAATCGCAGCACCATTATTCAAGTTTTAGACGAGTTGAAAGCAGAAGACGTGATTGAAAGCCGACAAGGTAGTGGTGTGTATGTGAAGCCAAGGGGATGGGATTTTGTATTACGCCAACAGACGCTTGACTGGCACCAACGAATAAAGCAAAGTGCGTACAAAGTAAATGCACAAACAATCCAGCTTATAAACGAGTATGAAGCACTACCTACCACAGTACGATTAGGGACTGGTGAATTATCTCCTGAACTCATTCCACAAACAGCTTTATTAAAATCGTTTAGCGAGCTCACCTTAACGAATCAAGAACTGGGCTATTCTGAACCCTTGGGAAGCCTTCATTTGCGAAACACTTTGACGAGTTATTTAGAGCGTCGAGGAATCGTGACAAAACCTAATAATATTTTGATTGTTTCTGGTGCGGTACAAGCGTTGCAATTATTATCTTTAGGTTTGTTAGAGACTGGTACATCGATAACAACAGAAGCTGCCTCCTATATACACTCAATTCCTTCTATACCAAGCGTCTCTTTTCAAGCAAGTAATAAGAAAACGATGTATTATACAATTCCGACGCTCTCCAATCCAACAGGGAAAATCCTTACTTTAGAGGAACGTAAACGGCTAGTAGAGCGTTGTAGTGTAAATCATATGCCAGTGGTTGAAGATGACGTTTACAGCGAATTAACGTTTGACGGGGCGCCACCTGCTCTAAAATCGTTTGATCGAGCTGGACAAGTTCTTTACATTGGAAGTGTGTCTAAATGTATTAGCCCAGGCATACGAGTTGGCTGGCTAGTCGGTCCAGAATCGGTCGTACGTTATTTAGCCGACTTAAAAATGCAGCTAGATTATGGAACAAGTGCGATTTCCCAACAGCTAGTTGCTCAGTGGCTTAATTCTAGCTATTTTTATGAGCACATATACAATTTACGAGCTTCATTAAAAAAGCGGGCGGACTTCACTGAAGCGATTTTGCAAAAAACAGTAGGTGATATTGCCGAGTGGGAATCGTCTAAAGGCGGTTTTTATATTTGGTTAAGGATCAAACAACCTGTTGTCACAAAATCTCTGTTTTTAGCACTATTAAAACAAAACATACTGATTAATCCAGGGTATATATATAAGCCAAATGACTATCACTATGTCAGGGTATCGTATGCATATTGTACATTAGACGAACTTAAACGAGGGTTAATTATGTTAGCAAACGAAGTGAAAAAGCGATTCATCTAA
- a CDS encoding hemolysin family protein, producing MDISTVINLLGVALLIILTAFFVASEFAIVKVRSTQLEPHIEGGSKRALAAKKVTSNLDEYLSACQLGITITALGIGRLAEPTFERMLHPIIGELSTNEAFVTTLSIFISFAFATFLHVVIGELAPKTIAIQKAEQVTLFIGQPLVWFYRLLYPFIWVLNGSARLLIKLLGFKPMSEHEVHHSEEELRLILSDSLKSGEINQSEFNYVSKVFEFDERIAKEIMVPRTEMVTISLDYTDEDILSLVNRHSFTRYPVISEDKDSVVGVLNVRDFLSSLLSKEERNQLGDIVYPVITVFETVRIRDILIEMQQKHIHMAILFDEYGGTAGLVTLEDILEEIVGDIRDEYDLDEPNVIEELEPNHYRVQGQAPIHDVNQELALNLESNDAETIAGWLYEQQYDLAEGDEIQYNGYTFMIRHLNGNQLHEVDILKT from the coding sequence TTGGATATATCTACAGTCATTAACCTTTTAGGTGTAGCGCTATTAATCATTCTTACAGCTTTTTTTGTAGCATCAGAATTTGCGATTGTAAAAGTAAGAAGTACTCAATTAGAGCCTCATATTGAAGGTGGAAGTAAGCGTGCTCTTGCCGCAAAGAAAGTTACGAGTAATTTAGATGAATATTTATCTGCCTGTCAATTAGGGATAACCATTACAGCTCTTGGAATCGGACGCTTAGCAGAACCAACCTTCGAACGGATGCTTCATCCCATTATCGGAGAATTGTCAACGAATGAAGCTTTCGTTACGACGTTATCCATTTTTATTTCTTTTGCTTTTGCTACATTTCTCCATGTTGTAATTGGAGAACTTGCACCAAAAACGATTGCCATTCAGAAAGCGGAGCAAGTGACACTTTTCATCGGTCAACCGCTCGTATGGTTTTATCGATTGCTTTACCCATTTATTTGGGTACTGAACGGGTCAGCTCGATTACTTATTAAACTACTAGGATTTAAACCAATGAGTGAACATGAAGTGCACCACTCAGAAGAAGAGCTTCGTCTCATTCTATCGGATAGTTTAAAAAGTGGTGAGATTAATCAATCTGAATTTAACTATGTCAGTAAGGTATTCGAGTTTGATGAGCGAATTGCAAAAGAAATTATGGTACCACGCACAGAGATGGTGACGATCTCTCTTGATTATACCGATGAAGACATTCTATCGTTAGTAAACCGGCATAGTTTCACAAGATATCCGGTTATAAGTGAAGATAAAGATTCGGTTGTTGGTGTGCTCAATGTACGTGATTTTCTATCGTCTCTTCTTTCAAAAGAAGAAAGAAATCAGCTTGGAGATATTGTCTATCCGGTTATTACGGTATTTGAAACGGTACGGATTCGCGATATCTTAATTGAAATGCAACAAAAACATATTCATATGGCTATCTTATTCGATGAATATGGTGGTACGGCAGGCCTAGTCACTCTTGAAGACATTCTTGAAGAGATTGTTGGTGACATTCGGGATGAATATGATTTGGATGAGCCTAACGTCATAGAAGAATTAGAACCAAACCATTACCGTGTTCAAGGTCAAGCGCCTATTCACGACGTGAACCAGGAGCTTGCACTCAACTTAGAGTCAAATGATGCAGAAACGATTGCAGGCTGGCTATATGAACAGCAGTATGATTTAGCAGAAGGAGACGAAATTCAATACAATGGGTATACGTTTATGATTCGGCATTTAAATGGCAATCAACTTCACGAAGTGGATATTTTAAAAACGTAG
- a CDS encoding adenine deaminase C-terminal domain-containing protein encodes MHIETIVTNAQVYNTYTKQFREVDFAIDGGRFVAIGSKDELKNLTAKTIIDANNKSIIPGLIDIHLHIESSMVTPETFSYALLQNGVTTIVPEPHEMANVFGIEGVRAMIQASDYCTVDMLYAIPSSVPATSLETTGGEIGIKEMDELMATEQIQCLGEIMNFVDVIHDPDSKTNQVLNHFREHYPTLPIEGHVPKLTGLDLDQILLSGIGSDHTHQTVDGLRARIEAGMFVQIQEKSMTDDVLDYVMTHDVSEHFCFVTDDIMTDVLFEKGHLNILAEKAVKAGMRYEDVIYACTATPAKRMNMIDRGAIAVGKIADFCIVNENNHFSFSAVYKNGVCVFDALLKEKQQVRPDQFPAHFYKSVHLPLLTAEDFIIKTENTPEEKKVRVMNVRDGSTFTKETHVSLSVQDGILEWEKSDCRLIATFERHKKTGNRAHGLITGDIIREGAIATTYSHDNHNLLVIGTNVADMVKAANTVIEAQGGFCVTHNNDVKAFLPLPVGGILSEAPLDKVGQDVKELVESMRALGYKHYNPIMSVSTLSLPVSPALKITDFGLIDVNKGKVVSLFV; translated from the coding sequence ATGCACATTGAAACCATTGTCACGAATGCCCAGGTTTACAATACTTATACGAAGCAGTTTCGTGAGGTTGATTTTGCGATTGATGGTGGACGATTCGTTGCCATTGGTTCAAAAGATGAGCTTAAAAATCTTACTGCCAAAACGATAATCGATGCAAACAATAAATCTATTATACCCGGGTTAATTGATATTCACCTTCATATTGAGAGTTCTATGGTTACACCAGAAACATTTTCATATGCTTTGCTACAAAACGGTGTAACAACGATTGTTCCCGAACCTCATGAAATGGCGAATGTATTTGGTATTGAGGGTGTTCGAGCGATGATCCAAGCAAGTGACTACTGTACCGTTGATATGCTATATGCTATTCCAAGCTCTGTTCCTGCTACCTCACTTGAAACAACAGGTGGAGAGATTGGCATAAAAGAAATGGATGAATTAATGGCTACAGAGCAAATTCAGTGCCTCGGTGAAATAATGAACTTCGTCGATGTCATTCATGACCCAGATTCAAAGACAAATCAAGTGTTAAACCATTTTCGTGAACACTATCCAACTTTGCCAATTGAAGGACATGTTCCGAAATTGACTGGTCTTGATCTTGATCAAATTTTGCTTTCAGGTATTGGGTCCGATCATACCCACCAAACGGTTGATGGATTGAGAGCAAGAATTGAAGCTGGTATGTTCGTTCAAATACAAGAAAAATCAATGACCGATGACGTACTTGATTATGTAATGACTCACGATGTGAGTGAACATTTTTGTTTTGTTACCGATGATATTATGACAGATGTCTTGTTTGAAAAAGGTCACTTAAATATACTTGCGGAAAAAGCTGTAAAAGCAGGCATGCGCTACGAAGATGTGATTTATGCTTGTACTGCCACACCGGCAAAGCGAATGAACATGATTGATCGTGGTGCGATTGCGGTTGGAAAAATTGCTGACTTTTGCATTGTTAATGAAAACAACCATTTCTCCTTCTCAGCCGTCTATAAAAATGGGGTCTGTGTGTTTGATGCCCTGTTGAAAGAAAAACAACAAGTGCGTCCCGACCAATTCCCAGCACATTTTTATAAGAGCGTTCATTTGCCTCTTTTAACTGCTGAAGATTTCATCATTAAGACGGAAAACACTCCAGAGGAGAAAAAAGTTCGGGTCATGAATGTAAGGGATGGCTCCACATTCACCAAAGAAACACATGTCTCGCTTTCTGTTCAGGACGGTATACTTGAGTGGGAAAAATCGGATTGTCGCCTTATTGCAACATTTGAACGCCACAAAAAAACAGGTAATCGGGCTCATGGGCTTATTACTGGTGATATTATTCGTGAAGGTGCCATTGCTACAACCTATTCTCATGACAACCATAACCTACTTGTTATTGGAACAAATGTAGCAGACATGGTGAAAGCAGCAAACACCGTAATTGAAGCACAAGGTGGCTTTTGCGTTACCCATAATAATGATGTTAAAGCGTTCCTGCCTCTTCCAGTTGGTGGCATTTTATCTGAAGCCCCTCTTGATAAAGTTGGACAGGATGTGAAAGAGCTTGTAGAATCCATGAGAGCTTTGGGTTATAAACATTATAATCCAATTATGTCGGTGTCCACCCTATCTCTCCCTGTTAGTCCAGCATTAAAAATAACGGACTTTGGCTTAATAGATGTGAATAAAGGAAAAGTTGTTTCGCTGTTTGTTTAG
- a CDS encoding ABC transporter ATP-binding protein codes for MTLLSLDQITVAYQKQPILKDFELSIEKGQLISLLGPSGCGKTTTLRLIAGFIEANAGRFTFKDQDYTKVPVSKRNFGFVFQNYALFPHLSVFDNIAFGLKLRKQSKQEIEKRVKQVLEVVNLIGFEHRFPKELSGGQRQRVAIARALVIEPDLLLFDEPLSNLDANLRESMRVEIRRIQQELGITTVYVSHDQEECFSISDQVAIMNNGVIEQLHTPAHIYRYPKTQFVAEFIGFKNFIHFSNRSDLGDKLLLTAGSHSFHVKKHEHSEVGMTGAIRPDDLELLLEPVSPEQVNYVPGTVKICTFLGRSYQCTVETALGTFTVNAAIRQPLEIGRNVTLYFPENKIVVVE; via the coding sequence ATGACTTTATTATCATTAGATCAAATTACAGTTGCGTATCAGAAACAACCTATTTTAAAAGACTTTGAGCTTTCAATTGAGAAAGGCCAGCTCATTTCACTGCTTGGTCCAAGTGGTTGCGGAAAAACGACGACCTTACGTCTCATTGCTGGTTTTATTGAAGCAAATGCAGGTCGATTCACATTCAAGGATCAAGATTATACAAAAGTACCTGTCTCCAAACGTAATTTCGGATTTGTATTTCAAAATTACGCGCTATTTCCCCACCTATCCGTTTTTGACAACATCGCATTTGGGTTGAAATTACGCAAGCAGTCAAAACAAGAGATCGAAAAGCGAGTGAAACAAGTTCTTGAAGTCGTTAATTTAATCGGTTTTGAACACCGTTTTCCAAAAGAATTATCCGGTGGCCAAAGACAACGTGTTGCGATTGCTCGAGCGCTCGTTATTGAGCCTGATTTGCTTTTATTTGATGAACCACTTAGCAATTTAGATGCCAATTTACGAGAAAGCATGCGTGTAGAAATTAGAAGAATTCAGCAAGAATTAGGAATCACAACGGTTTACGTGTCTCATGATCAAGAAGAATGCTTTTCTATTTCGGATCAAGTAGCCATTATGAACAACGGTGTCATTGAACAGCTGCATACACCCGCACATATTTACCGTTATCCAAAGACCCAATTTGTTGCTGAATTTATAGGCTTTAAAAACTTTATTCACTTTTCCAATCGTTCTGATCTAGGTGACAAGCTTCTTTTAACTGCTGGAAGTCATTCATTTCATGTAAAAAAGCATGAGCACAGCGAAGTTGGTATGACAGGCGCCATTCGACCAGATGATCTTGAATTACTGCTTGAGCCCGTTTCACCTGAGCAAGTCAATTATGTACCTGGTACAGTCAAGATTTGTACGTTTCTTGGGAGAAGCTACCAATGTACCGTTGAAACAGCACTCGGTACATTCACAGTGAATGCCGCAATTAGACAACCACTTGAAATTGGAAGAAACGTTACACTTTATTTTCCAGAGAACAAAATTGTCGTAGTAGAATAG
- a CDS encoding ABC transporter permease, whose protein sequence is MNQQNHFALGLITFSIFLFLLGPLAIIFVASFEPTSVLQFPPTGFSLEWYQNIFTVSAFMDTFKLSMFVSLLGNLCALLLGIPAAYALSRFDFRGKGILNAIFVSPILIPGTVLGFTFLRYLIVSYSLPLEAALFIGHTILMLPFIIRVIASSMANFDFSIEEAAMNLGSSRIGAFFRVIIPNIKSGIIAGVLIAFLESFNNVDISVFLTGPGLSTLPIQMLTYVEHYFDPTVAAISVLLMIFTAVFMFLIERLVGLSHFTKR, encoded by the coding sequence ATGAATCAACAGAATCATTTTGCTCTCGGACTCATTACCTTTAGTATCTTTCTGTTCTTGCTTGGACCGCTTGCGATTATTTTTGTCGCATCGTTTGAACCAACAAGCGTGCTACAATTCCCACCAACTGGGTTCTCCCTTGAATGGTATCAAAACATTTTCACGGTATCTGCCTTTATGGATACGTTTAAGCTATCAATGTTCGTCAGCCTTCTCGGGAATCTTTGCGCGTTACTGTTAGGTATTCCTGCTGCTTATGCCCTTAGTCGTTTTGATTTTCGCGGCAAGGGAATCTTAAACGCCATTTTTGTCTCACCTATTTTAATACCGGGAACTGTTTTAGGCTTTACCTTTTTACGTTACTTAATTGTAAGCTACAGTTTACCTCTTGAGGCAGCTCTTTTTATTGGACATACCATTTTAATGCTTCCGTTTATTATTCGGGTCATTGCATCGAGCATGGCAAATTTTGATTTTTCCATTGAAGAAGCCGCAATGAATTTAGGCTCAAGTCGAATTGGCGCTTTTTTTCGTGTCATTATTCCAAACATCAAATCAGGTATTATAGCCGGCGTATTAATTGCGTTTCTTGAATCGTTTAACAACGTCGATATTTCCGTATTTCTAACAGGTCCAGGGCTTAGTACCTTACCTATCCAAATGCTGACCTATGTTGAACATTATTTCGATCCAACTGTAGCAGCCATTTCCGTGCTGTTAATGATCTTTACTGCCGTATTTATGTTTTTAATTGAACGTTTAGTTGGATTGTCCCACTTTACAAAACGCTAA
- a CDS encoding ABC transporter permease has protein sequence MKQSGRYLLLLPGLLFLAIFMLIPLVLTISSTFVEDGNFSVSGYLNFLTDAYFLDILWTTLYVALLTTFCCIVLAFPVAYYISRVKGSKKALLLMLAIFPLLVSPIVRSFSWMIILGRNGLLNDFLLSIGMIQEPLTILYTPVAVAIGLVHLFLPLMIVTLVGVMENIDTDYIRAAESLGASKTTAFLKVMFPLCMPGLLIGCTLVFVGSFTAYTTPALLGGQQRVISTFLYQNAITLNDWNTAAMIATIMIVLTFFITGIFQKLATKLNPGGS, from the coding sequence TTGAAACAATCTGGACGTTATCTTTTGCTTCTTCCAGGACTGCTATTTTTAGCAATTTTTATGCTTATTCCGCTTGTCCTCACAATAAGTTCTACTTTTGTTGAGGATGGAAACTTTTCAGTATCAGGCTACTTGAATTTTTTAACAGACGCATATTTCTTAGACATTTTATGGACGACGCTTTACGTTGCGTTATTAACGACGTTCTGCTGTATCGTGCTGGCGTTCCCAGTAGCCTACTATATTTCTAGAGTAAAAGGATCAAAAAAAGCCCTTCTGCTTATGCTAGCAATTTTCCCGTTGCTTGTTAGTCCTATTGTACGCTCATTTAGCTGGATGATTATTTTAGGCAGAAACGGTCTACTAAATGATTTTCTGCTATCTATTGGTATGATTCAAGAGCCATTAACCATTCTGTATACACCTGTCGCAGTAGCAATTGGTTTAGTTCATTTATTTTTGCCACTTATGATTGTAACGCTTGTTGGTGTCATGGAAAATATTGATACCGATTATATACGAGCCGCAGAGAGTTTAGGTGCATCTAAAACAACAGCCTTTTTAAAGGTAATGTTCCCTCTTTGTATGCCGGGATTATTAATAGGATGTACGCTTGTCTTCGTCGGTAGTTTTACAGCTTATACAACACCAGCACTTCTCGGTGGTCAGCAGCGCGTCATTTCTACCTTCCTTTATCAAAATGCCATCACTTTGAATGACTGGAATACGGCCGCCATGATTGCGACCATTATGATCGTCCTGACATTCTTTATTACAGGGATCTTTCAAAAACTTGCAACTAAGCTCAACCCAGGAGGATCTTAA
- a CDS encoding nucleoside hydrolase, translated as MKQKLLLDVDTGIDDALGILLAANDRDTELLGITTVNGNVSLQQATTNTLNVLALVGKMCPVVKGAETPLLRPSHFEKSVHGENGLGGALQDVEPSTLPSPGFAPDFMIEQARRYPGEVTFVMTGPLTNLALAVKKCPDLPQLLSKVVYMGGAAFTYGNITPAAEYNMYVDPEAARIVLQAGFTSLTQIGLDVTRQALLTRTHIDSLQTSKVKHFVKTSTTHYIERYEQRNGVAACALHDPLAVAYAIRPDLCETKFLYTDIETTSRLCDGQTICDLQDRLQEKPNVHVALKVDVDAFISYFLTTIQHHLH; from the coding sequence ATGAAGCAAAAGCTTTTACTTGATGTAGATACAGGCATTGATGATGCCCTTGGGATTCTACTTGCAGCAAATGATAGAGACACTGAATTACTAGGCATTACAACAGTAAATGGGAACGTTTCGCTCCAACAAGCGACAACGAACACATTAAACGTGTTAGCATTGGTCGGAAAAATGTGCCCGGTTGTAAAAGGAGCGGAAACGCCCCTTTTACGCCCTTCTCACTTTGAAAAGTCCGTTCATGGTGAAAATGGACTTGGCGGCGCGCTCCAAGATGTTGAACCTAGCACATTGCCAAGTCCTGGCTTTGCGCCTGACTTCATGATCGAGCAAGCACGTCGGTATCCAGGAGAAGTCACGTTTGTTATGACTGGCCCCTTAACGAACTTAGCGCTAGCAGTCAAAAAATGTCCTGATCTACCGCAACTCTTAAGCAAAGTAGTGTACATGGGTGGAGCAGCATTTACGTATGGCAATATTACACCTGCCGCGGAATACAACATGTATGTTGATCCGGAAGCAGCTCGAATTGTACTTCAAGCAGGTTTTACATCATTAACGCAAATCGGACTAGATGTTACACGACAGGCATTGCTTACCCGTACTCATATCGATTCTCTTCAAACATCAAAAGTGAAACATTTTGTAAAAACGTCCACTACGCATTATATCGAACGGTATGAACAACGCAATGGTGTAGCAGCCTGTGCTCTTCATGATCCACTTGCTGTCGCATATGCCATTCGACCGGATCTTTGTGAAACTAAATTTCTTTATACAGACATTGAAACGACAAGTCGGTTATGTGATGGTCAAACAATTTGTGATTTGCAAGATCGCTTGCAGGAAAAACCGAACGTTCACGTCGCGTTAAAGGTAGATGTAGACGCATTTATCTCTTACTTTTTGACAACCATTCAACATCATTTACATTAA